A genomic region of Scyliorhinus canicula chromosome 4, sScyCan1.1, whole genome shotgun sequence contains the following coding sequences:
- the dmrta2 gene encoding doublesex- and mab-3-related transcription factor A2 yields the protein MELRTELSTAQTNPTAIPVSMSGALLRAPPLLLRATEKYPRTPKCARCRNHGVVSALKGHKRYCRWKDCMCAKCTLIAERQRVMAAQVALRRQQAQEENEARELQLLYGTAEGLAIAAANGMIPSRSSYDVFGSVCPEGNTESKLQKYELFQKSLLPRAGTPQQSLVKAMSGDSESGTGSVPGTSSPDARHGSGSENGDGESFLSSPICKVLKEGQDSPRTITPLGSESGSEAEKDERAGTPSTGARQRTPIQILTRVFPSHKRSVLELVLQGCGGDVVQAIEQILNNREQEKGSDETWHRDRTHQTVQGPASHRPLVAGAVPPAIGTLGNRSAFSPLQPNAAHFTTDPNAYAIGPHLGLNPLRLAYSAHSRGLAFMTPYSTTGLVPTLGFRPPMDYAFSDLMRDRSNLHKDQVYTNGLYGSVVNNNPDKQ from the exons ATGGAATTGCGTACGGAGCTCTCTACCGCCCAGACTAATCCGACAGCCATACCTGTCTCGATGTCGGGGGCACTGCTCCGTGCTCCGCCTTTGCTGCTGCGCGCCACCGAAAAGTACCCGAGGACTCCCAAGTGCGCCCGCTGCAGAAACCACGGGGTGGTCTCGGCTCTGAAGGGCCACAAACGTTACTGTCGCTGGAAGGATTGCATGTGCGCCAAGTGCACCCTGATCGCCGAGAGGCAGAGAGTGATGGCGGCCCAGGTAGCGCTGAGGAGGCAGCAGGCACAGGAAGAAAACGAGGCCCGGGAGCTGCAGCTGCTGTACGGGACGGCAGAGGGACTGGCCATTGCGGCTGCCAACGGCATGATCCCCTCCCGCTCTTCCTACGACGTCTTTGGGTCGGTCTGCCCCGAGGGTAACACAg AATCTAAACTCCAGAAGTACGAGTTATTTCAAAAGAGTTTATTGCCACGAGCTGGGACCCCACAGCAGTCCTTAGTGAAGGCCATGTCCGGGGACAGCGAGTCGGGCACTGGCAGTGTGCCCGGCACTTCCTCGCCAGACGCTCGTCACGGATCTGGCTCCGAGAACGGGGACGGGGAGTCCTTCCTCAGCTCTCCCATCTGTAAAGTTCTGAAAGAAGGACAGGATAGCCCAAGGACCATCACGCCGCTGGGCTCGGAGTCTGGGTCCGAGGCAGAGAAAGATGAGAGGGCGGGCACCCCGTCCACAGGTGCCCGGCAGAGGACTCCCATTCAAATTCTCACCAGAGTCTTTCCTTCGCACAAGAGAAGTGTTCTGGAGCTGGTCCTTCAGGGCTGCGGGGGGGACGTGGTCCAAGCCATCGAGCAGATTCTAAACAACCGCGAGCAAGAAAAGGGTTCCGATGAAACTTGGCACCGGGACAGGACTCATCAGACTGTCCAAGGGCCCGCATCACATCGACCTCTGGTAGCTGGGGCCGTGCCTCCTGCCATTGGGACCCTGGGCAACAGGTCTGCCTTTTCACCGCTCCAGCCCAACGCGGCCCATTTTACTACAGATCCCAACGCCTATGCCATTGGGCCACATCTCGGACTCAATCCTCTTCGCTTAGCATATTCAGCCCATAGTCGGGGACTCGCTTTCATGACGCCTTATTCCACAACAGGTCTTGTCCCAACACTGGGCTTTCGTCCACCAATGGATTACGCCTTCAGCGACCTCATGCGAGATAGGTCCAATTTACACAAAGATCAAGTGTACACTAATGGACTTTACGGATCAGTTGTAAATAATAACCCGGATAAACAGTAA